The Pseudofrankia inefficax genome window below encodes:
- a CDS encoding ABC transporter ATP-binding protein, with protein sequence MGVEPDQPALAARSLYRFFRAGDEETLALRGVSLAVAPGEILAVAGPSGSGKSTLLACLAGTDEPDGGTVLVAGQRLSHRLEAERTRLRARLIGLLFQSSNLLAHLTVAQNVQLVRRLARGPVSTRTEDLLGQLGLGRRARAYPAQLSGGELARAGLAVALANDPVVLLADEPTGELDLATERDVLALLRARARGGIAVVIASHSPAVAAAADRVLTLTDGRLAP encoded by the coding sequence GTGGGCGTCGAACCGGACCAGCCCGCGCTCGCGGCCCGCTCGCTCTACCGCTTCTTCCGAGCCGGCGACGAGGAGACGCTGGCCCTGCGGGGCGTGTCCCTCGCCGTGGCGCCCGGGGAGATCCTGGCCGTCGCCGGGCCGTCCGGGTCCGGGAAGTCGACCCTGCTCGCGTGCCTGGCGGGCACCGACGAACCCGACGGCGGCACGGTCCTCGTCGCCGGCCAGCGCCTGAGCCACCGCCTCGAGGCCGAGCGCACCCGGCTGCGCGCGCGGCTGATCGGGCTGCTGTTCCAGAGCTCGAACCTGCTGGCCCACCTCACGGTCGCGCAGAACGTCCAACTCGTCCGCCGGCTCGCCCGCGGCCCGGTGAGCACGCGGACCGAGGACCTGCTCGGCCAGCTCGGTCTCGGCCGGCGGGCCCGCGCGTACCCGGCGCAGCTGTCCGGCGGCGAGCTGGCCCGGGCGGGGCTCGCGGTCGCGCTCGCGAACGACCCGGTCGTGCTGCTCGCCGACGAGCCGACGGGCGAGCTCGACCTGGCCACCGAACGGGACGTGCTCGCGCTGCTGCGGGCTCGCGCCCGCGGCGGGATCGCCGTCGTCATCGCCAGCCACAGCCCGGCCGTCGCCGCCGCGGCCGACCGGGTCCTCACCCTCACCGACGGAAGGCTTGCCCCGTGA
- a CDS encoding HAMP domain-containing sensor histidine kinase, with protein MRARVVALAVQSAAVAIALFAIPLAIAVARYFVDAEHTELLRAAETAAVAVSGDLTARPAPAFAVDPDLRIVVYDAGGARVRGVGPARPPSIAHAALGGRVAAATLDGRYGVAVPVSDGDSVAGALVATADRTETYQHIGLAWAAMAGLAAAALGAAWFLARRLSRRLAAPVETLRTAADRLGDGDFSIHAAGSEIAEIDSLAASLNKTARRLGTLLDRERAFAADLSHQLRTPLTGLRLALETASTDPVARDRALATALAAADRLDATIGDLVTLARDTGQGGDPVDLARLMAEIRERWHGPLAARGRRLRLLAPPEAARPRMSHACARQIAEVLLDNASAHGRGTVTVRLREIADTVALEVSDEGLELTGDSADLFRRRSTGAAGTGIGLALARSLALAEGSRLAVTRRAPPTFTLFMAGDDADG; from the coding sequence ATGCGCGCACGCGTCGTCGCGCTGGCCGTGCAGTCGGCGGCCGTGGCCATCGCCCTGTTCGCGATCCCGCTGGCCATCGCGGTCGCCCGGTACTTCGTCGACGCCGAGCACACCGAGCTGTTGCGGGCCGCGGAGACGGCGGCCGTCGCCGTCTCCGGAGACCTGACCGCGCGTCCCGCGCCCGCCTTCGCGGTCGATCCCGATCTGCGGATCGTCGTCTACGACGCCGGCGGGGCCCGGGTGCGTGGCGTCGGACCGGCCCGGCCGCCGTCGATCGCGCACGCGGCGCTCGGCGGGCGGGTCGCCGCAGCGACGCTGGACGGGCGCTACGGCGTCGCCGTGCCGGTCAGCGACGGAGACTCCGTCGCCGGGGCCCTCGTCGCGACCGCCGACCGGACCGAGACCTACCAGCACATCGGGCTGGCCTGGGCCGCGATGGCCGGTCTCGCGGCGGCGGCGCTCGGCGCGGCCTGGTTCCTGGCGCGTCGCCTGTCGCGACGCCTCGCCGCGCCGGTGGAGACGCTGCGCACCGCGGCCGACCGTCTCGGGGACGGCGACTTCAGCATCCACGCGGCGGGCAGCGAGATCGCCGAGATCGACTCGCTCGCCGCGTCACTGAACAAGACCGCGCGGCGCCTCGGCACCCTGCTCGACCGGGAGCGGGCCTTCGCCGCCGACCTGTCACACCAGCTGCGCACCCCGCTGACTGGGCTACGCCTGGCCCTGGAGACCGCGAGCACGGACCCGGTTGCCCGGGACCGCGCCCTCGCGACCGCGCTGGCCGCCGCGGACCGGCTGGACGCCACCATCGGCGACCTGGTCACGCTCGCGCGCGACACCGGGCAGGGCGGCGATCCCGTCGACCTGGCCCGCCTCATGGCCGAGATCCGGGAGCGCTGGCACGGCCCGCTCGCCGCGCGCGGCCGGCGGCTTCGGCTGCTCGCGCCGCCGGAGGCGGCCCGGCCGCGGATGTCGCACGCCTGCGCCCGCCAGATCGCCGAGGTCCTGCTCGACAACGCCAGCGCCCATGGCCGCGGCACGGTCACCGTCCGGCTGCGCGAGATCGCGGACACCGTGGCGCTGGAGGTGAGCGACGAGGGCCTGGAGCTGACCGGCGACTCCGCCGACCTGTTCCGCCGGCGCTCGACGGGGGCGGCGGGGACCGGCATCGGGCTCGCCCTGGCCCGCAGCCTCGCGCTCGCCGAAGGCTCGCGGCTGGCCGTCACCCGGCGCGCCCCGCCGACCTTCACGCTGTTCATGGCCGGGGACGACGCCGACGGCTGA
- a CDS encoding response regulator transcription factor, with protein sequence MAELLVVEDDETIGHALEASLRSHRHAVTLATTGADAVAVGERASFDLVLLDLGLPDRDGFEVCRDLRSRLPGTVIVILTARDEEIDVVVGLEAGADDYLVKPFRSAELAARIRAHLRRGDASAEAVGQLVVGGLRVDGPARRAWLAEVEIVLRAREFDLLARLASEPGRVLTRDVLMRDVWDEHWFGSTKTLDVHVSALRAKLAAAADQALAVAPEIVTVRGRGYRLGSA encoded by the coding sequence GTGGCGGAGCTGTTGGTGGTCGAGGACGACGAGACCATCGGCCACGCGCTGGAGGCGTCGCTGCGGTCCCACCGCCACGCGGTCACGCTGGCGACGACGGGCGCCGACGCGGTCGCCGTCGGCGAGCGGGCCTCGTTCGACCTGGTGTTGCTGGACCTCGGCCTTCCGGACCGGGACGGGTTCGAGGTCTGCCGCGACCTGCGGTCCCGGCTCCCCGGCACGGTGATCGTGATCCTCACCGCCCGCGACGAGGAGATCGACGTCGTCGTCGGCCTGGAGGCTGGCGCCGACGACTACCTGGTGAAGCCGTTCCGGTCCGCCGAGCTCGCGGCGCGCATCCGGGCCCACCTGCGGCGCGGCGACGCGTCGGCCGAGGCCGTGGGACAGCTCGTCGTCGGCGGGCTGCGGGTCGACGGCCCGGCTCGGCGTGCCTGGCTCGCGGAGGTGGAGATCGTGCTGCGCGCGCGGGAGTTCGACCTGCTGGCCCGGCTGGCGTCCGAGCCGGGCCGGGTGCTGACCCGCGACGTGCTGATGCGCGACGTGTGGGACGAGCACTGGTTCGGCTCGACGAAGACGCTCGACGTCCACGTGTCCGCGCTGCGGGCCAAGCTCGCCGCCGCGGCGGACCAGGCCCTGGCCGTCGCCCCGGAGATCGTGACGGTACGCGGCCGGGGCTACCGTCTCGGTTCGGCCTAG
- a CDS encoding undecaprenyl-diphosphate phosphatase: MSAISAGQAVVLGVVEGLTEFLPVSSTGHLKITEGLLGIPVDDTAVVGFTAVIQAGAILAVLVYFFRDIRRFALAWGRGLRHADARRDPDYSFTWWVILATIPVVIVGLAAKSLIKGPLGSLWVVAGSLLVGSAYMWAADRFGRHKRGEDDITLPDAMIVGSSQILALLFPGFSRSGATISTALFRDLDRVAATRLSFFLSIPALTGAGLYELKDAASGAVSLPALAIGTIVSFGVAYASIAWLLRFVAGHTFGAFVAYRVVVGLLLFGLLATGALNA, translated from the coding sequence GTGAGCGCGATCAGTGCCGGACAGGCAGTCGTCCTCGGCGTCGTAGAGGGGCTGACGGAGTTTCTGCCGGTGTCCTCGACGGGCCACCTGAAGATCACCGAGGGCCTGCTGGGGATTCCCGTCGACGACACCGCGGTGGTCGGCTTCACGGCGGTGATCCAGGCCGGGGCGATCCTCGCGGTGCTCGTGTACTTCTTCCGCGACATCCGGCGGTTCGCGCTCGCCTGGGGGCGCGGCCTGCGCCACGCCGACGCCCGGCGCGACCCCGACTACTCGTTCACCTGGTGGGTCATCCTCGCGACGATCCCGGTCGTCATCGTCGGCCTCGCGGCCAAGTCGCTGATCAAGGGACCGCTCGGGTCGCTGTGGGTCGTGGCCGGCTCGCTGCTGGTCGGAAGCGCCTACATGTGGGCGGCGGACCGGTTCGGGCGGCACAAGCGCGGCGAAGACGACATCACGCTGCCCGACGCGATGATCGTCGGATCGTCGCAGATCCTCGCGCTGCTGTTCCCAGGCTTCTCACGGTCCGGCGCCACGATCTCGACCGCGCTGTTCCGTGACCTCGACCGGGTCGCGGCCACCCGGCTGTCGTTCTTCCTCTCGATCCCGGCGCTGACCGGCGCCGGGCTGTACGAGCTCAAGGACGCCGCGAGCGGCGCCGTCTCCCTGCCCGCGCTGGCGATCGGCACGATCGTCTCATTCGGGGTCGCCTACGCCTCGATCGCCTGGCTGCTCAGGTTCGTCGCCGGCCACACGTTCGGCGCGTTCGTGGCCTACCGCGTCGTCGTCGGCCTGCTCCTGTTCGGCCTGCTCGCCACCGGAGCGCTCAACGCCTGA
- a CDS encoding DedA family protein, protein MSASLAVNVLDPASLTATFGLTGLILVVFAETGLLIGFFLPGDSLLFLAGAYSATAATGDQPHFHIGAVLVGVAVAAILGAQVGYLIGRRTGPRLFNRPNSRLFKQENVLRAQEFLERYGYGKSIILARFVPIVRTFMNPVAGVVGVPARTFLVYNVIGGLVWSLGVTLLGYALGRAIPIDRYIIPVTLVIVLLSAIPVLREFAKRRGAGGRHSAVGRAGDAEGS, encoded by the coding sequence ATGTCCGCGTCGCTCGCGGTCAACGTCCTCGATCCCGCCTCGCTCACCGCCACCTTCGGCCTGACCGGGCTGATCCTGGTGGTCTTCGCCGAGACCGGCCTGCTGATCGGCTTCTTCCTGCCCGGCGACTCGCTGCTGTTCCTCGCCGGCGCCTACAGCGCGACGGCCGCGACCGGGGACCAGCCGCACTTCCACATCGGCGCCGTCCTCGTCGGCGTCGCGGTCGCGGCGATCCTCGGCGCCCAGGTCGGCTACCTCATCGGCCGGCGGACCGGCCCACGGCTGTTCAACCGGCCGAACTCCCGGCTGTTCAAGCAGGAGAACGTCCTGCGGGCCCAGGAGTTCCTCGAGCGCTACGGCTACGGCAAGTCGATCATCCTGGCCCGGTTCGTCCCGATCGTGCGCACCTTCATGAACCCGGTGGCCGGCGTCGTCGGCGTGCCGGCGCGCACCTTCCTGGTCTACAACGTCATCGGTGGTCTGGTGTGGTCGCTGGGCGTCACGCTGCTCGGCTACGCCCTCGGCCGGGCCATCCCGATCGACCGGTACATCATTCCGGTCACGCTAGTCATCGTGCTGCTCTCCGCGATCCCGGTGCTGCGCGAGTTCGCGAAGCGGCGCGGCGCAGGCGGCCGGCACAGCGCGGTCGGGCGGGCCGGGGACGCGGAAGGCTCCTAA
- a CDS encoding sensor histidine kinase, whose translation MSLRIRLTALFGLGTALVLVGVGVLFYLQLRASLSHSLDAILATRAEALRSRVVGSTSPDDALAAASPLAQLVDANGHVLAASPATAAQPLAGAGVVEAARTRRVLVTVEVQGARTRVLAEPVDAAHGSGLVLVVGASPESLDDAEDRIRDVMFFACLPLVALSALAAWWLAGAALRPVERMRGQAAAMGVADLGGRLEIPPTRDELAALATTMNDLLDRLHVARAHDRAFVADAGHELRTPLTNLKAELELASRPGRSRDDLAEALTCAAVETDRLIRLSEALLVLARFDADPGQLVHRERMSLAPLLERAVAAALPAARAAGAEIRLDVASSVVLDADPDRLRQAVDNLLSNAVRFTKPGGLIEVTAKRVPGDPAGGLDRPAVTITVRDRGPGFPQEFLPQAFERFARADPARGRADGGAGLGLAIVAAVAAAHDGRATVANHPEGGAVVTLVLPAVSPPPRRR comes from the coding sequence ATGTCGCTTCGGATCCGGCTGACGGCGCTGTTCGGCCTCGGCACGGCGCTCGTCCTGGTCGGGGTCGGCGTCCTTTTCTACCTGCAGCTGCGGGCGAGCCTGTCGCACTCCCTGGACGCGATCCTCGCGACGCGGGCCGAGGCGCTGCGCTCCCGGGTCGTCGGGAGCACGTCGCCCGACGACGCGTTGGCGGCGGCCAGCCCGCTGGCCCAGCTCGTCGACGCGAACGGGCACGTGCTCGCCGCGTCGCCCGCCACCGCGGCCCAGCCGCTCGCGGGCGCGGGCGTCGTCGAGGCGGCGCGGACCAGGCGGGTGCTGGTCACGGTCGAGGTCCAGGGGGCGAGGACGCGGGTCCTCGCCGAGCCCGTCGACGCGGCGCACGGCAGCGGGCTGGTGCTCGTCGTCGGCGCCTCGCCCGAGAGCCTCGATGACGCGGAGGACCGCATCCGTGACGTGATGTTCTTCGCCTGCCTGCCGCTGGTCGCGCTGTCGGCGCTGGCCGCGTGGTGGCTCGCGGGCGCGGCGCTGCGGCCCGTCGAGCGGATGCGCGGGCAGGCCGCAGCGATGGGCGTCGCCGACCTCGGTGGGCGCCTGGAGATCCCGCCCACCCGCGACGAGCTGGCCGCGCTCGCCACCACGATGAACGACCTGCTCGACCGCCTGCACGTCGCGAGGGCCCACGACCGGGCCTTCGTCGCGGACGCCGGGCACGAGCTGCGCACCCCGCTGACGAACCTCAAGGCGGAGCTGGAGCTCGCCTCGCGGCCCGGGCGCAGCCGTGACGACCTCGCGGAGGCGCTGACCTGCGCCGCCGTCGAGACCGACCGGCTGATCCGGCTGTCCGAGGCCCTGCTGGTGCTCGCCCGCTTCGACGCCGATCCCGGCCAGCTCGTTCACCGCGAGCGGATGTCGCTCGCCCCGCTGCTCGAACGGGCGGTCGCCGCCGCGCTGCCCGCCGCGCGGGCGGCCGGCGCCGAGATCCGGCTGGACGTCGCGAGCTCCGTCGTCCTCGACGCCGACCCGGACCGCCTCCGCCAGGCCGTCGACAACCTGCTCAGCAACGCCGTGCGGTTCACGAAACCCGGCGGCCTGATCGAGGTCACCGCCAAGCGCGTCCCGGGCGACCCGGCCGGCGGTCTCGACCGGCCCGCCGTGACGATCACGGTCCGCGACCGCGGGCCCGGGTTCCCCCAGGAGTTCCTGCCCCAGGCGTTCGAGCGGTTCGCCCGCGCCGACCCGGCCCGTGGCCGTGCCGACGGCGGCGCGGGCCTCGGGCTCGCCATCGTGGCCGCGGTCGCGGCGGCCCACGACGGCCGGGCCACCGTAGCGAACCATCCGGAGGGCGGCGCGGTGGTCACCCTGGTGCTGCCCGCGGTCAGTCCTCCGCCGCGTCGGCGTTGA
- a CDS encoding response regulator transcription factor, whose product MRVLVVEDEPRTAALLRRGLAEEGFAVDVVADGGDAVWQASEITYDVIVLDLMLPVLDGFEVCRRLRAAERWAPVLMLSARGEVVDRVRGLDVGADDYLGKPFSFDELSARLRALIRRGAQERPVVLDIDGLRLDPTVRAASRDGVELDLSPKEFALLEYLMRHPGQVLSRTTILDHVWDLAYDRNSNVVDQYVAYLRRKIDKPFGVAQLETVRGAGYRLRVNADAAED is encoded by the coding sequence ATGCGGGTGCTGGTGGTCGAGGACGAGCCGCGCACGGCCGCGCTGCTGCGGCGCGGGCTGGCCGAGGAGGGTTTCGCCGTCGACGTCGTGGCGGACGGCGGCGACGCGGTGTGGCAGGCCAGCGAGATCACCTACGACGTGATCGTTCTGGACCTGATGCTGCCGGTGCTCGACGGGTTCGAGGTCTGCCGGCGCCTGCGGGCGGCCGAGCGCTGGGCGCCGGTGCTCATGCTCTCGGCCCGGGGCGAGGTCGTCGACCGGGTGCGGGGCCTCGACGTCGGAGCCGACGACTACCTGGGCAAACCGTTCAGCTTCGACGAGCTGTCGGCCCGGCTGCGGGCGCTGATCCGCCGCGGCGCGCAGGAACGGCCGGTCGTGCTGGACATCGACGGGCTGCGCCTGGACCCGACGGTCCGGGCCGCGAGCCGCGACGGCGTCGAGCTGGACCTGTCCCCGAAGGAGTTCGCCCTCCTGGAGTACCTGATGCGTCATCCCGGCCAGGTCCTCAGCCGCACGACCATCCTCGACCACGTGTGGGACCTGGCGTACGACCGGAACTCCAACGTGGTCGACCAGTACGTCGCCTACCTGCGCCGCAAGATCGACAAGCCGTTCGGGGTCGCGCAGCTGGAGACCGTGCGCGGTGCCGGCTACCGGCTGCGGGTCAACGCCGACGCGGCGGAGGACTGA
- a CDS encoding NADP-dependent succinic semialdehyde dehydrogenase, with translation MAIQSINPATGAVLKTFDPLGADEIETKLARAASTFASYRRTTFAERAAKLRAAADLLDAERSDIAVTMTNEMGKTVASAAAEAAKCAKAMRFYAEHAEGFLADEPLDDPSVVGARRAFARYQPIGPVLAVMPWNFPLWQVTRFAAPALMAGNVGLLKHSSNVPQCALYLEDLFTRAGFPVGAFQTLLISARQVEAVLRDPRVAAATVTGSEPAGQSVAAICGDEIKKTVLELGGSDAFVVMPSADLEKAASVAVTARCQNNGQSCIAAKRFIVHDAVYDEFAGLFAAKMAALTVGDPLADGTDIGPIATEQGRTDLEELIADAVAKGATVLCGGTAPDGPGWFFPPTVVADVTPAMRLYLEETFGPVATLYRAPDLDAAVEIANATSFGLSSNAWTTNPAEQELFANELVAGAVFINGMTTSYPELPFGGVRRSGYGRELGAVGIREFCNQKTVWMG, from the coding sequence ATGGCGATCCAAAGCATCAACCCAGCGACCGGCGCCGTCCTGAAGACCTTCGACCCGCTCGGCGCCGACGAGATCGAGACCAAGCTGGCCCGGGCGGCCTCGACGTTCGCGAGCTACCGGCGTACGACGTTCGCCGAGCGCGCCGCCAAGTTGCGCGCGGCGGCCGACCTGCTCGACGCCGAGCGGAGCGACATCGCCGTCACGATGACGAACGAGATGGGCAAGACGGTCGCCTCCGCGGCGGCCGAGGCCGCCAAGTGCGCCAAGGCGATGCGCTTCTACGCCGAGCACGCCGAGGGGTTCCTCGCCGACGAGCCGCTTGACGACCCGTCCGTCGTCGGCGCGCGCCGGGCGTTCGCCCGCTACCAGCCGATCGGCCCGGTGCTCGCCGTGATGCCGTGGAACTTCCCGCTCTGGCAGGTGACCCGGTTCGCCGCGCCAGCGCTGATGGCCGGCAACGTCGGCCTGCTCAAGCACTCGTCCAACGTGCCGCAGTGCGCGCTCTACCTGGAGGACCTGTTCACCCGGGCCGGCTTCCCGGTGGGCGCCTTCCAGACCCTGCTGATCAGCGCGCGACAGGTCGAGGCGGTGCTGCGTGACCCGCGGGTCGCCGCGGCCACCGTCACCGGCAGCGAGCCCGCCGGCCAGTCGGTCGCGGCGATCTGTGGCGACGAGATCAAGAAGACCGTGCTGGAGCTCGGCGGCAGCGACGCGTTCGTCGTCATGCCGTCCGCTGACCTGGAGAAGGCTGCCTCGGTCGCCGTGACGGCCCGCTGCCAGAACAACGGCCAGTCCTGCATCGCCGCCAAGCGGTTCATCGTCCACGACGCCGTCTACGACGAGTTCGCCGGCCTGTTCGCCGCGAAGATGGCCGCGCTGACGGTCGGCGACCCGCTGGCGGACGGCACCGACATCGGGCCGATCGCCACCGAGCAGGGCCGGACCGACCTGGAGGAGCTGATCGCCGACGCGGTCGCGAAGGGCGCGACCGTGCTCTGCGGCGGCACGGCTCCGGACGGGCCGGGCTGGTTCTTCCCCCCGACGGTCGTCGCCGACGTCACCCCCGCCATGCGGCTGTACCTGGAGGAGACGTTCGGGCCCGTCGCGACCCTCTACCGGGCGCCCGATCTCGACGCGGCCGTCGAGATCGCCAACGCCACCTCGTTCGGGCTCAGCTCGAACGCGTGGACCACCAACCCGGCCGAGCAGGAGCTGTTCGCGAACGAGCTGGTGGCGGGCGCCGTCTTCATCAACGGCATGACGACCTCGTACCCGGAGCTGCCGTTCGGCGGGGTGCGGCGCTCCGGCTACGGGCGCGAGCTGGGCGCCGTCGGCATCCGGGAGTTCTGCAACCAGAAGACGGTCTGGATGGGCTGA
- a CDS encoding aldehyde dehydrogenase, with translation MSDQLMYRRTFYIDGAWTEPASRESFTVISPSTEEPVGAVPLATTADLDRAVAAARTAFEDGPWPRLSPAERADVLDRVAAALRKHSDDIARITVDEMGCAISQAPQAQTGLVAPVFEYYAELIRGYEFERLVRVDARGGLVTSEPVGVVAAIVPWNAPVTLAAWKVAPALAAGCTVVLKPPPEAPLSNYVLAEACAEAGVPPGVVNVVPGGREVGEHLVTHPGVDKVAFTGSTGAGMRIMSLCGEQVKRVSLELGGKSASILLDDADLATVIPAVVKGGMHLSGQVCGAHTRVLVPRSRYAEALAAAGATAETIPVGDPHDPAVVVGPLVAERQRTRVEGYIQGAAADGARVVAGGGRPADLPRGWYVAPTILGDVDNGMRVAREEIFGPVLSFIAYGDVDEAVRIANDSQYGLSGGVWTGDPARGLAVAKRVRTGSIAINGAYPPFPLVPFGGFKQSGLGRELGPEGLANFLEIRSIGLPPALLADA, from the coding sequence GTGTCGGACCAGCTGATGTACCGGCGGACGTTCTACATCGACGGCGCCTGGACGGAGCCGGCAAGCCGGGAGTCGTTCACGGTCATCTCGCCGTCGACCGAGGAGCCCGTCGGCGCGGTGCCGCTGGCCACGACGGCCGACCTGGACCGCGCGGTCGCCGCTGCCCGGACCGCGTTCGAGGACGGGCCGTGGCCCCGGCTGAGCCCGGCCGAGCGGGCCGACGTGCTCGACCGGGTGGCCGCCGCGCTGCGCAAGCACTCCGACGACATCGCCCGGATCACCGTCGACGAGATGGGCTGCGCGATCAGCCAGGCGCCGCAGGCCCAGACCGGCCTCGTCGCCCCCGTCTTCGAGTACTACGCCGAGCTGATCAGGGGCTACGAGTTCGAGCGCCTCGTCCGCGTCGACGCCAGGGGCGGCCTGGTCACGTCCGAGCCCGTCGGCGTGGTCGCCGCGATCGTGCCGTGGAACGCGCCGGTCACCCTGGCCGCGTGGAAGGTCGCCCCGGCGCTCGCCGCCGGCTGCACGGTCGTCCTCAAGCCACCGCCCGAGGCGCCGCTGTCCAACTACGTCCTCGCCGAGGCCTGCGCCGAGGCGGGCGTGCCGCCCGGCGTGGTCAACGTCGTGCCGGGCGGCCGGGAGGTCGGCGAGCACCTCGTCACGCACCCGGGCGTCGACAAGGTCGCCTTCACCGGCTCGACCGGCGCCGGCATGCGGATCATGAGCCTGTGTGGCGAGCAGGTGAAGCGGGTCTCGCTGGAGCTCGGCGGCAAGTCGGCCTCGATCCTGCTGGACGACGCCGACCTGGCCACGGTCATCCCGGCGGTCGTGAAGGGTGGCATGCACCTGTCCGGCCAGGTCTGCGGCGCCCACACCCGGGTGCTGGTGCCCCGGTCGCGCTACGCCGAGGCGCTGGCCGCGGCCGGCGCGACGGCCGAGACCATCCCGGTGGGCGACCCGCACGACCCGGCGGTCGTCGTCGGGCCGCTGGTCGCCGAGCGGCAGCGGACCCGGGTCGAGGGCTACATCCAGGGCGCGGCCGCCGACGGCGCCCGGGTGGTGGCCGGCGGCGGGCGTCCCGCCGACCTGCCCAGGGGCTGGTACGTGGCGCCGACGATCCTCGGCGACGTCGACAACGGGATGCGGGTCGCCCGTGAGGAGATCTTCGGCCCGGTGCTGAGCTTCATCGCCTACGGCGACGTCGACGAGGCGGTGCGGATCGCGAACGACTCGCAGTACGGCCTGTCCGGCGGCGTCTGGACCGGCGACCCGGCCCGCGGCCTCGCCGTGGCGAAGCGGGTCCGCACCGGCAGCATCGCGATCAACGGCGCCTACCCGCCGTTCCCGCTGGTGCCGTTCGGCGGCTTCAAGCAGTCTGGGCTGGGCCGTGAGCTGGGCCCGGAGGGGCTGGCGAACTTCCTGGAGATCCGCAGCATCGGCCTGCCGCCCGCCCTGCTCGCGGACGCCTAG
- a CDS encoding expansin EXLX1 family cellulose-binding protein has protein sequence MSPTWPRRAAKGRVTLALAGFLVAILALAGCGAPAGDGTVDPAPSVAAAAIPTRFAVVDALAATTPPAASPTVTPTPTASPTAPSPTPSPAPPTAAPTTNSPAAPRVPVTAGRIRPGVVYSGRATEHDAGSGDGNCLLGDSDSAMQVVAMNEVDYDNARSCGAYLQVTGPGGTTVVKVVDRCPECPVGALDLSQQAFDRIAGGAQGGLDKVTWRLVSPGDIGPLQFQVKKESSQWWVSLQVRNHRNPVVSLEIQRGGQWVAVARQMYNYFESEGFGPGPFTVRVTDLYGQQIVSTVNLTPGAVQTTSTQFAQH, from the coding sequence GTGTCCCCGACCTGGCCCCGCCGTGCCGCGAAGGGCCGGGTGACGCTCGCCCTCGCCGGCTTCCTGGTCGCCATCCTGGCCCTCGCGGGCTGCGGTGCGCCGGCCGGTGACGGCACGGTCGATCCGGCCCCGAGCGTCGCCGCGGCCGCCATCCCGACCCGGTTCGCGGTCGTGGACGCGCTGGCCGCCACCACCCCGCCGGCGGCGAGCCCGACCGTGACGCCGACCCCGACGGCGAGCCCGACCGCTCCGTCTCCGACCCCGTCGCCGGCCCCGCCCACCGCGGCACCGACCACCAACAGCCCCGCGGCGCCTCGCGTGCCGGTGACCGCGGGCCGGATCCGGCCCGGCGTCGTCTACTCCGGCCGGGCCACCGAGCACGACGCGGGCAGCGGCGACGGCAACTGCCTGCTCGGCGACAGCGACTCCGCCATGCAGGTGGTCGCGATGAACGAGGTGGATTACGACAACGCCCGCTCCTGCGGTGCCTACCTCCAGGTGACGGGCCCGGGCGGGACCACGGTCGTGAAGGTCGTCGACCGCTGCCCGGAGTGCCCCGTCGGCGCCCTCGACCTCAGCCAGCAGGCGTTCGACCGGATCGCGGGCGGGGCCCAGGGCGGCCTCGACAAGGTGACCTGGCGGCTGGTGAGCCCGGGCGACATCGGCCCGCTCCAGTTCCAGGTCAAGAAGGAGTCCTCCCAGTGGTGGGTGTCCCTCCAGGTCCGTAACCACCGCAACCCGGTGGTGTCCCTGGAGATCCAGCGGGGCGGGCAGTGGGTCGCGGTGGCGCGCCAGATGTACAACTACTTCGAGTCCGAGGGCTTCGGCCCCGGCCCCTTCACGGTGCGGGTCACCGACCTGTACGGCCAGCAGATCGTCAGCACCGTGAACCTGACGCCCGGCGCCGTCCAGACCACCAGCACCCAGTTCGCCCAGCACTGA